The genomic stretch CGAGGCGCGCCAGCACACCGCCGACACCATCTGCGCCTACTGCGGCGTCGGCTGCACGCTGACCCTGCACGTGCAGGACAACCGCATCGTGAAGGTCACCTCTCCCGCCGACAACTCGGTGACCCACGGCCACCTCTGCATCAAGGGGCGCTTCGGGTTCACGTTCGTGGAGGGGCCGGGGAGCGGCTGAGCAGGGGCGGCTCAGGCCTGGCGGTCTCCGCCCTCCGGGCGGCGCGTCGCGTCCCGGGAGGGATAGATGACGCTCTCCGCGTAGCGATACATCCAGTCCACCGCGTCCGGGCTCAGCACGTGCACGTCGTGACCGCGGATGGCGGCCAGCTGCTCGGCCAGGACGTTGCGCCGGATCTCCGAGGTCAGCGTGTTCAGGCGGTGGTACGCCTCGGAGAGCGAGCGCCCGAGCGTGGTGACCCCGTGGCTCTCCATGATGAGCGCATTGGTGTGGGCGATGAAGTCCGCGATGGGCCCCACGTCGTTCTCCACGTCCAGGTGCGACGGCACCACGTGTGGCGGCATCGCCATGACGTAGGGGAACTCGAGCGACAGCACGCGCAGCCCCTTGGCTCCCGCCGCGAAGAACGCGATGGTCTCGTCGTGGTGGGCGTGGATGACCGCGCCGATGTCCGGGCGGAGCCGGAGGATCTCGCGGTTCAGGTTGTGCCCGACGCTGGTCGGCACGTGGCCGTGGAGCAGCGTGGGCGTCGGGATGTCGGTGACCACCACGTTGTCGACGGTCATCTCCTCCAGCGACACCTCCGCGTGCTTGGTGTAGGCCACCCCGTGGGGGAAGTCCGGGTGCGGCGCCCGCACCGCGATGTTGCCGAGGGAGTTGTGGATGTAGCCGCGCGCCACCACCATCCGGGCGTAGCGCACCAGCTCGCTGGCCACCCGCTCGTCGAATGCCACCTGGCTCATGGTTGCCCTCCCTAGGCGTTGCGGATGAGCGGATGGGCGACGCGCTGGTCGAAGAGAAATGCCAGCCCATCGGCGTCGACCCGCCACACCAGCGCCCCGATCCGAATCGGCTCTCCCTCGGGCGGCGCGAACTGCAGACGAACCTCGGTGCCGGTCTGAAGCCAGATCTTCGGACTGAGCTTCGCCCCCTGCACCCCGATGTCCACCGTCTGACACGGGTGACGCCGCTTCCCCGCTTCGACCAGCACCGGCCAGGCGACCGGCGTTCGCGGATGCCGCCGGCGCTCTCGCCGTGGGCCGCCCGATTCACCCGACGGCAGATTCACTCGTTCCCCGGCTTGGCCCGCCGCAGGGCGCGCCAGATCCGTTCCGGCGTGGCGGGCATGTCGACGCCGGCGTCGCCGGTGGATCGCAGGGCATCGCGGACGGCGTTCATGACCGCGGCGGGGGCACCCGTCGTGGCGTTCTCGCCCGCGCCCTTGACGCCGAGGGGGTTGTCGGCCTCCGGCCGCTCGTTGAGCTCGACGGTCATCGCCGGCAGATCGTCGGCGCGTGGGAGGACGTACTCCATGAAGCTGCCCGTCAAGGGCTGGCCGGTGTCCGCCTCGAACCGCACGTGCTCCATCAGGGCCTGCCCGATGCCCTGGGCAGCGCCGCCGTGCATCTGGCCATGCACGATCAGCGGATTGATGGCCCGGCCGACGTCGGCCACGATGACGTGGCGCTCGATGCGCAGCGTGCCGTCGTCGGGATTCACGAGCACCTCGCACGCGTGGCAGCCATTGGCATGGACGTCCCCCGCGGTCGCGAAGTCGACGGCGGCCGCGAGGCGGCCGCCCGTCGCCTCGGCGAACCCGGCCACCTGGAAGAGGTCGACGCCTCGATCGGTCCCGGCCACGGTGAACCGGCCGGCCGCGTACGTCACGTCGGCCGCCGCCGCCTCGAGCATCTCGGCCGCGCGGGCGCGCCCGTCCTCGATCAGCTTCCGGGCGCCGACCACCACGGCTCCGCCACCCAGCCGCGCGGATCGCGATCCGGCCGATCCGGCGCCTCGCGCCACGCGATCCGTGTCTCCGAACAGCACGTCGATGCGGTCGAACGGCACCTCCAGCGTGGCCGCGGCGATCTGCGAGAAGACGGTGTCGTGGCCCATGCCGAAGTCCTGGGTCCCCACCGCCACCACCACGCGGCCCTCCCCGGTCGCCCGGACCTCTGCGAACTCGGTGGGCGTGCTGCCGTCGTTCTCGACGTACATCCCGAGCCCGAAGCCGCGCAGCATGCCCCGGGCCGCGCTCTCGGCGCGCCGCGCCGGGAACCCGCGCCAGTCGGCCAGCTCGAGCGCGCGGTCGAAGTGCTCGGCGAAGGCGCCCGAGGTGACGACCGCGCCGCCCGGCGTCGTCCAGGGAAGCTCCTCGGCGCGGACCAGATTGCGCCGGCGGAGCTCGAGGCGATCCATCCCGGTCTCGCGCGCCGCCGCTTCGATCAAGCTCTCGGTCAGGTAGTTTGCCTCGATGCGGCCGATCCCGCGGAAGGCCGCGAGCGGCGTCGTGTGCGAGAACACGCCGCGAATCGCCACGTGACCGCACGGGATGCGATAGGGGCCGCCGAGCGTCGGCGGCAGGTAGTGCACCATCACCCAGACGTTCCGGCTCGTGAAGTACGCGCCGTGGCGCCAGTCGACGTGCACGCGCATCGCGGTGAACCGGCCCGCGTCGTCGAGGGCCAGCTCGCCGCGGAGCACGTGATCGCGCGACTGGTGATCGGCGACGAACGCCTCCGCGCGCGATGACGTCCACTTGACCGGACGCCCGAGGCGGCGCGCGGCGACCAGGAGCAGCGGATACTCGGGATACACGCCGCCGCGGGCTCCGAAGCCGCCGCCGGTGTCGGGCACCACGACCCGGAGACGATCCGGCTCGACGCCCATCACGTGAACGAGCACGGCGCGCATGCCGTGGGCCGACTGGCATCCGACCCGCAGCGTCCAGCGGAACGAGGCCTCATCGTACTCGGCGATCGCCGACCGCGGCTCCATGAAGACCGGGGCGATCCGGTTGTTGACGACCTCCACCCGGGTGACGTGGGCGGCGCGCGCGAACGCCGCCTCGACCGCGCGCCGGTCGCCGCCCTCCCACTGAAAGGACACGTTGCTGGGCCGCTCGTCCCAGACCCGCGGCGCGCCCGGGGCGAGCGCCTCCTCGAGGCCGACCGCGGCGGCGAGCGGCTCGTAGTCGATCCGGACCCGCTCCGCCGCGTCCCGGGCCAGGCCGGCGCTCTCGGCCACGATGAACGTGACCGGCTGCCCGGCGTAGCGGACCGTCGCCCGCGCCAGCGGGAACTGCTCGGCCTCCGGGGCCGTCGCGCCGTCGGGCCCGCGAATGTCGAAGGGCGGCGTCCGCGAGAACGAGGGAATCGGCCGCGCGATCTCACCCTCGACGTCGGCGGCGGTCAGCACCAATCGCACCCCGGGCGCGGAGCGTGCCGCGGCCACGTCGACGGCGCGGATCCGCGCGTGCGCGTGAGGGGAACGGACGACGGCGGCGTGAAGCTGCCCGGCCAGCGCGATGTCGTCGGTGAAGCGCGACGCGCCGGTCAGGAAGCGCGGGTCCTCCTTGCGCTTGCGCGGGGCACCGATGCGGCCGTCGTCGCTCACGAGATCACGGAGCCGCGCTCGTTCCATACCGACGGCGGCGGACCGGCGCCGGCGACCGCCGGTCCTATCATGAGGGCCAGGTCCTTACCCGAGTGGTCCCGCGCCATCGAACCATGGAGATAGTACACGAGTCAGCCGGCCAGGGATCCCACCGGTATGGTGATGGCTTCCGACCGCTATGCGCCCGTGGAGTTCCAGATGTCGCGGTGCAGTCGCCACTGGCCATCGACCATCTTCCAGACGACGACGAACTTCATGCTGGCCGTGCCACCGCTGTGCGTGAGGGTGGCTTCACCGACCTCGTACGCGGTGTCGCCGGTCACCTCGAGGTCCATCGTCTCGAGCCGCACCTCCTTGAGCCCCATCTGCGTCGCGACCGACCCCCACATCTGCTTGATGTTCTCCCGCCCCTTCACGATCGGGCCGTCGGGCGGGAGCGCCATGGCGTCTGCGGTATAGAGCGCGGCGAGTCGATCGAGATCTCCCTGCTTGGCGGCGTCTTCGAACTGCCGATTGACGGCGGCGATAGCGGTCCGACTCATGGTAGGTCCTCCTAAGAGACTGGTTCGACCGTTCGAGATTGCTCGGCTCGGTTACTGGGCCGAAGACTTCCACGAGTTGATCGCGATTTCAACCACCGCGTCGACGGACCCCCGGCCAGCCTCGGGCCGTGTGACGGCGCCACCTGACGCCAGACTACCGGTCGCGCGCAGCATGGGCCAGCGGCGTGGCTTGGGGCGTCAGGATGTCGAAGGGGCGTTCCTGGTGCAGCGGCGCCGCCACACCGAGGCTCCCGGACGAGGCCAGCGTCGCGAGGATGAGCGCCGCCGCGGCCATGAAGTAGAAGACACCGTCGATATCGAAGCTCGCCATGATCGGGGTGCCGATCAGTGGCCCAATGACCGAGCCGACGCCGCTCACCAGGATGAGGCGTGCGCTGACGCTCACGACGCGGTCGGCCGGCATGCAGTCGTGGGCGTGGGCGACGCAGACCGGGTAGAAGGTGGATAGGAAGCCGCCGATCAGGAACGCGGCCGACGCGACCACGACGAGCGTATGCGGGAGCCGGATCAGGGCGACGGCGACGACAGAGAACCCGAAGCCGAGCACGGCGAGCACCCGCCGGCGGTCGAAGCGGTCCGATAGATGCCCGACCGGCACCTGGAAGAGGAGCCCGCCGATCACGGCCACGAACATGAACAGGGCGATCCTCGAACGCTCGATTCCCTCGCCCTGCATCCAGGCCGGCACGAGGGCGTAGAATGTGCCGGCGATCATGCCGCTCAGCGCGCTCCCGAAAACGGCGACCGGTGCGGCTCGCGTGAGCTGTCCGTAGGGGAGTGTCGGCGCAGCCGTCGCTTGCGGCGGCTCCGCGCGGGTCGTGCTCACCATGACCAGCGCCACCGCGAAGAGGGCGACGATCGCGCTGAACGGCCTCGGGGACTGGGGATCGCTGCTCCCTATGAGCAGCTGTCCGACCGCCAGGGCGGCGAATGTGCCCACCATGTAGACGGAAAAGACCCGTCCGCGCAATTCGGGCGGCGCCTTCGCATTCAGCCAGCTCTCGGTGGTGATGAAAAGACCCGCGCAACCGAACCCGATGACCGCGCGCAGCACCATCCAGGCAAGCGAGCCGACGAGGAACGGCATGGCCGAAGTCGCGGCCGCAGCGAGCCCCCCGAATGCCGCGTAGGCGCGGATGTGGCCGATCCGCTCGATGATCGGTCCGCAGCGGAACGCGCCGACGGTGAAGCCCGCGAAGTAGCTGCTGAGCACCAGGCCCGCGATGCTCGCGTCAAACCCCTCGAGGGTGACGCGCAGCGAGAAAAACGTCCCGAAGAACCCATTGGCGAGCTGGACGGTGCTCGTGCCCACGATGAGCGTTCCGATGGCAGCGCGTATCGACCACGTCGGCTGCATGATTTCTCCTTTACGCGATGACGGAAGAGACGGGCCCGGGCCACGTCTTGCCGTCGGCCGAGTACTCGAGGCCGCTCATCTAGGAGGCATCCAGCGCCGATTCACGCGACGGCGCACGGACCCTGTGAACTATAGCTGTTGACCTATGGTGACGCAATCCGAGCAACGCGTAGGGACGATTGAAGCACGGCCTGGCTCAACGAGTTCGAGGTGTCGGCAAATGCTTCGAGGGCCCCACAGAAGTAACTGAGAGCCAGGCCGGAGGCGGGGCAGCAGCGTCACGCCGAAGTCGAGGAACCTACTTGCTGGATGGCGAGCTCTGGATCGACAGAGCCAGCTCTATCCGGGGGGTCAACATCGCGCGGACGGCGAGGGTGAGCGGCCAACAACACCGGTGATTTGAAGGGACCACCGGTGGAGCGACTCCGTGTGACGGAGCCGATCCCGACTCGTGCCCGCCGCTACGGAAGGAATGGTGCGCCGGGGCCGCAAATCCGCGGCGTTCCCGTCGCGGGCCCACCTGCCGCGGACGTAGGCTAGCCCGCCTGGATCATGATCCAACTCTTCGGTGAAAGGAACGGCCGGGTCGAGATAGCACCCGGCCGTCCATTCGAGACGGACGTCCGATCAGGCCTTGCGCACGTTGGCGGCCTGGAGCCCCTTCGGGCCCTTGGTCACCTCGAACTCGACCTTGTCGCCCTCAGACAGGCTCTTGAAGCCCTGCGCCTGAATGGCATTGAAATGCACGAACACGTCCTCGCCGCCCTCCTGCGTGATGAATCCATAGCCCTTCGCATCGTTGAACCACTTGACCGTACCCTGTGCCATTTGAACCAGCTACCTCTCTCGAGGCTTGCGCCTCGGTAACACCCCGCCCCAACGGCAGGGAGGTCCTCCTGAAGTGGAGGACGAATCAAAAAATCGGCGGCCAAACGTGTGTGATCCGCTCAACGCCCCGGGGGCACCCGTGGATCCGCGAGGAGCGTCCAGTCGTCCGCCCCTTGCACGCTCGGGACCGCGGCCGTGGTCGTCGTCACCGTCCGCCCGCTGCTCGGCGAGAACCAGACGAACTCCGTGGCGCTTCCCTGGAGGCTCGCGGCCTCGCCGATCTCCGGGCCACCCTTGCCGCTCTCGCGCCGCTCTGCCTTGCGGGCACGCTTGGCCTCCTGCTTGGCCTTGCGCTGGTCTTCCTTGCGGCGGCGATCGCCCCGATACATCGTGCGTCGTTGCGCCATCCCGATTCCTTTCTTATCCGCGCACGCGCGCCCAGCACTCCAGGCTAGCTACAGCGCCAGATGTTGTCGGCCATCTTCCGGCCGTCCTTCTTGACCGTGTACGCCACGGTCAGGCTGGACCCGATCGCGAATTCACCGGCCGCGAGCTTGGCGGTGAGGAACACCTGCGTGCCGTCGCGGAGCACGATGCGATCCGCATATCGCTCCTGAAGAATGCCGACGATCACCCCACCCGCCATGGTCAGTGTCTCCGATCAATGAAGCGACGACCCGGTGGCGGCGGTGTTCCGGGGGCGCGGCTGCGCAGGCCTCAGCGTCCGCTCGATTGGCCTTTTGCCCCGCGAGACAGATCGGCCCCCGCGCCGGCGCTTCGTGCTTCGGCGGCTCGCTGAGCCTGCTGGGCGACGAGACGCTCCTGCCACTGAGGGGACGTATCGAGGATGGTGGCCCGAAAGGACGGGGCACGCTCGAACCTCCGCGGACGATTGTCGCTCACGCTTCCCGACCAGTCGGATTCAAGGCCCTTATCTTACCAGCATCGGCCCGGGGCCGGGCTTCTTCCTTCTCGCCGAGAGCGCCTCCGACTTCCCGGGGCTTCGCTATGGTCGTCTCGGCACTTGCCACGACACCGATTCTTCCCGCCAAAGCATGTAGCACGCCTCATGCGCCACCAGGACCGCGCCCGCCCGGTCGGTCTCGTCGCACTCGACCTCGCGAGCCTCGACCAGACGGCGGCACACCATGCAGGGACGGCCGGTGCCTCGACGGTTCTTGTAGACCCCATCGACCGAGGGCAACCGCCCCTGGGCGAGCCGGACCCGGACCTGCTGCCTCAATTGCTCCGCCGAGAGCAAGGACATCGTCATGACCGATTGCGCCCCCTTTCGCGCTTCATGCGCCGGGAACCACGTACAGCAGGCGCTGGCACGGCCGGCGCCGGAGAGCCGCGGCGGCCGGAGACCGCCCTGCGCATGGAGCGGGTCGCCGCGGCCAAGGTCGCCCCGAAGGCGCGCGCTATCGACACCGCGCATCTCCCCCTGCCTGCCCCTCGGGTTCACCTCGAAGCAGGCGTACCGCCATGGACAGGCCCCGGCGCGGGCACGGGGGCCCACTGATCTGGAAGGAGAGGAACGAGCCAGATACCGGCGGGCCCTGGCACCTGCGGTGCCTAACCAGGGGACCCGAGGGGAGGCAACGGCAGTGTACTCTCTTCCGCTTCGAGCGGCCGCGTTTTCGTCGAGCGGCGGGGACGGCGTCCAACCTATCCCTATCTCCCTTCGCGAAGCACCGCACGTGGAAGTGGAAGACCTCGAGAACCTCGGCACCGTGGTCGCGTAGGAACTCGACCTGCATTTCGCTCTGATCCGCGCTCACCGGAAGGTCGCACACCGCGCACTCGATACCCACGAGCGGCTGACCGGGGAGCTTCCCTTGCTGGATCAGGAGCATGACTCGCTCGCGGGGGATGGTATCGATCTCCATCTGGCTCGTCTCCGCAGGACGCAACCGGGCAATGATGCTTGCGTCTGCAGTGAGAGGAAACAACGCCAGATGCCGACCAGTCGCGGCGCCAGGTACGCTCCCAACAGGGACCAGTGGTAGGCGTCCCGAACGGGATCACATCGGCAAGCGCCGTGCGCGACCTCTAACCGCGTCTCCTCCTTAGGGGCCAGGACGCGGTCAGACGATGAGCGGTCATCGGTCGTTTCTACGGTCGTTTCCGCGCAGGCGAGGACCGATCGGGGGCAGGACCTGGGATGGGAGCGGAGCCGCGACGGCGGCGGGCAGGACGCTTGTGCGAGCAGGGGCGGCGGCGCCGCTCGGGGCAGCAGCCGCGGCGGACGCCGGGAGCGCACCCGTCGGAACGGCGGCGGACTCCGCCGGCCTCGGCTTCGACGGATCCTTCAGCAGCACTTCGACCGGCCGATCGGCGCGCGCGATGACGACGCGGTCCGCGGCGATCGACTCCAGGCGGCCGCCACCGATGGGATCGCCGACCGCGTACCCGAAGACCTGCCTGAGCTGCGGATCCTCGAGGTACGCGCGGCTCTTCGCCCCATCGATGACGACGCCGTGGAGCACTGGCCTGGGACTTGTGGCGGTGTTGGTGGGGCCGATCGGCGCTTCGGATCGACCGGGGCTGAACAGGTTCTTCGTCGCGATGACCGCGTAGGCCGCCGACGCCGCCGGCGGCGCGGTCACCGCCGCGACCTCTGCGGACGGCCCGATCCGCGGGGTCGGCGGAGACGGAAGCGGGCGCGAGGCGAGCAACTCGCGGATCAACCCGGCCGCGAGGGCGCAGCCGAGGAGGGCCAGCAACAGGTTCAGCGGGAGGAGCCGTGACGAAGAAGCCCAGCGATCGAGCCAGACCGGGACTCCACGCCGGCGTCTCATTGCTGGAGCGCGCGGGCCGAGGGCGCCTAGTGCTCGGTGCCTCGCAGAATATCGAGTGTGCCCTGGAAGCAATCAGTGGTGATGTTGTCATGTGAACACTTGATCTGCGTGTACTCCCCTTGTACCGTGTTGCCCTTCAGCCACCCGTCCGTTACCACGCCGATGATCACTGCCTTGAGGTCCAGTTGCGTTATGTAGACGTGGGCGGTGAAGGCGTGCTTACGGCCATTGAACTGGTAGAAAGCCTCGATGAAGGTAGGGGAGCCGGTTG from Candidatus Methylomirabilota bacterium encodes the following:
- a CDS encoding cold-shock protein, whose amino-acid sequence is MAQGTVKWFNDAKGYGFITQEGGEDVFVHFNAIQAQGFKSLSEGDKVEFEVTKGPKGLQAANVRKA
- a CDS encoding class II aldolase/adducin family protein, giving the protein MSQVAFDERVASELVRYARMVVARGYIHNSLGNIAVRAPHPDFPHGVAYTKHAEVSLEEMTVDNVVVTDIPTPTLLHGHVPTSVGHNLNREILRLRPDIGAVIHAHHDETIAFFAAGAKGLRVLSLEFPYVMAMPPHVVPSHLDVENDVGPIADFIAHTNALIMESHGVTTLGRSLSEAYHRLNTLTSEIRRNVLAEQLAAIRGHDVHVLSPDAVDWMYRYAESVIYPSRDATRRPEGGDRQA
- a CDS encoding PilZ domain-containing protein, coding for MNLPSGESGGPRRERRRHPRTPVAWPVLVEAGKRRHPCQTVDIGVQGAKLSPKIWLQTGTEVRLQFAPPEGEPIRIGALVWRVDADGLAFLFDQRVAHPLIRNA
- a CDS encoding xanthine dehydrogenase family protein molybdopterin-binding subunit; amino-acid sequence: MSDDGRIGAPRKRKEDPRFLTGASRFTDDIALAGQLHAAVVRSPHAHARIRAVDVAAARSAPGVRLVLTAADVEGEIARPIPSFSRTPPFDIRGPDGATAPEAEQFPLARATVRYAGQPVTFIVAESAGLARDAAERVRIDYEPLAAAVGLEEALAPGAPRVWDERPSNVSFQWEGGDRRAVEAAFARAAHVTRVEVVNNRIAPVFMEPRSAIAEYDEASFRWTLRVGCQSAHGMRAVLVHVMGVEPDRLRVVVPDTGGGFGARGGVYPEYPLLLVAARRLGRPVKWTSSRAEAFVADHQSRDHVLRGELALDDAGRFTAMRVHVDWRHGAYFTSRNVWVMVHYLPPTLGGPYRIPCGHVAIRGVFSHTTPLAAFRGIGRIEANYLTESLIEAAARETGMDRLELRRRNLVRAEELPWTTPGGAVVTSGAFAEHFDRALELADWRGFPARRAESAARGMLRGFGLGMYVENDGSTPTEFAEVRATGEGRVVVAVGTQDFGMGHDTVFSQIAAATLEVPFDRIDVLFGDTDRVARGAGSAGSRSARLGGGAVVVGARKLIEDGRARAAEMLEAAAADVTYAAGRFTVAGTDRGVDLFQVAGFAEATGGRLAAAVDFATAGDVHANGCHACEVLVNPDDGTLRIERHVIVADVGRAINPLIVHGQMHGGAAQGIGQALMEHVRFEADTGQPLTGSFMEYVLPRADDLPAMTVELNERPEADNPLGVKGAGENATTGAPAAVMNAVRDALRSTGDAGVDMPATPERIWRALRRAKPGNE
- a CDS encoding type II secretion system protein N, with the protein product MRRRRGVPVWLDRWASSSRLLPLNLLLALLGCALAAGLIRELLASRPLPSPPTPRIGPSAEVAAVTAPPAASAAYAVIATKNLFSPGRSEAPIGPTNTATSPRPVLHGVVIDGAKSRAYLEDPQLRQVFGYAVGDPIGGGRLESIAADRVVIARADRPVEVLLKDPSKPRPAESAAVPTGALPASAAAAAPSGAAAPARTSVLPAAVAAPLPSQVLPPIGPRLRGNDRRNDR
- a CDS encoding SgcJ/EcaC family oxidoreductase, which encodes MSRTAIAAVNRQFEDAAKQGDLDRLAALYTADAMALPPDGPIVKGRENIKQMWGSVATQMGLKEVRLETMDLEVTGDTAYEVGEATLTHSGGTASMKFVVVWKMVDGQWRLHRDIWNSTGA
- a CDS encoding MFS transporter; the protein is MQPTWSIRAAIGTLIVGTSTVQLANGFFGTFFSLRVTLEGFDASIAGLVLSSYFAGFTVGAFRCGPIIERIGHIRAYAAFGGLAAAATSAMPFLVGSLAWMVLRAVIGFGCAGLFITTESWLNAKAPPELRGRVFSVYMVGTFAALAVGQLLIGSSDPQSPRPFSAIVALFAVALVMVSTTRAEPPQATAAPTLPYGQLTRAAPVAVFGSALSGMIAGTFYALVPAWMQGEGIERSRIALFMFVAVIGGLLFQVPVGHLSDRFDRRRVLAVLGFGFSVVAVALIRLPHTLVVVASAAFLIGGFLSTFYPVCVAHAHDCMPADRVVSVSARLILVSGVGSVIGPLIGTPIMASFDIDGVFYFMAAAALILATLASSGSLGVAAPLHQERPFDILTPQATPLAHAARDR